Proteins encoded together in one Desulfovibrio sp. Huiquan2017 window:
- a CDS encoding acetate kinase, which yields MHILVINSGSSSLKYQLIDMADDRVMALGVIERIGEEMGSITQKSNPDKWPDAKSVEHRVIPNHKAAMGLMVDKLIGEDWGVIDSLTDIDAVGHRVVQGGESFSAPVLVDADVVETIRDNIPLAPLHAANLAGIEVALELFPNTPNVTVFDTEFHQTMPPKAYLYPVPMDLYTDLKIRKYGFHGTSHKYVTREAAAFLGKPVGETDLITAHLGNGCSMAAVKRGRCVDTTMGLTPLAGLMMGTRSGDVDPALFPFIAQHRKMSVVEVDTLLNKQSGLLGICGLNDMRDVHAARKRGDEQAQLAFEMFAYRVKARIGAYLAVLGRADAVVFTAGIGENDDAVRAAACEGLEGLGIKLSPERNTTREPGVRRISTDDSPVAVLVVPTNEEMEIAHATQALVEA from the coding sequence ATGCACATCCTGGTCATCAACTCCGGCAGTTCGTCCCTCAAGTACCAGCTCATCGACATGGCCGACGACCGGGTCATGGCCTTGGGCGTCATCGAACGCATTGGCGAGGAGATGGGTTCCATCACCCAGAAATCCAACCCGGACAAATGGCCCGACGCCAAGTCCGTGGAGCACCGGGTCATTCCGAATCACAAGGCGGCCATGGGGCTCATGGTGGACAAGCTCATCGGCGAGGACTGGGGCGTCATCGACTCCCTGACCGACATCGACGCCGTGGGCCACCGCGTGGTCCAGGGCGGCGAGTCCTTCTCGGCTCCGGTCCTGGTGGATGCGGATGTGGTCGAGACCATCCGCGACAACATTCCCCTGGCACCGCTGCACGCCGCAAACCTGGCGGGCATCGAGGTCGCCCTGGAACTCTTCCCCAACACGCCCAACGTGACCGTGTTCGACACCGAATTCCACCAGACCATGCCGCCCAAGGCATATCTCTATCCCGTGCCCATGGACCTCTATACGGATCTCAAAATCCGCAAGTACGGCTTCCACGGCACCTCGCACAAATACGTCACCCGCGAGGCCGCCGCCTTCCTCGGCAAGCCCGTGGGCGAGACCGACCTGATCACCGCCCACCTGGGCAACGGCTGCTCCATGGCCGCGGTCAAACGCGGCCGGTGCGTGGACACGACCATGGGGCTGACGCCCCTGGCAGGGCTGATGATGGGCACCCGTTCGGGCGATGTGGACCCGGCCCTGTTCCCATTCATCGCCCAGCACCGGAAAATGTCCGTAGTCGAGGTGGACACCCTGCTCAACAAGCAAAGCGGCCTGCTCGGCATCTGCGGCCTGAACGACATGCGCGACGTGCACGCTGCCCGCAAGCGGGGCGACGAGCAAGCCCAGCTCGCCTTCGAGATGTTCGCCTACCGGGTCAAGGCCCGCATCGGGGCCTACCTGGCCGTGCTCGGCCGGGCCGACGCCGTGGTCTTCACCGCGGGTATCGGCGAGAACGACGACGCCGTCCGGGCCGCCGCCTGCGAAGGACTGGAAGGGCTCGGCATCAAACTCTCCCCGGAACGCAACACGACGCGCGAACCAGGCGTGCGACGCATCAGTACCGACGACAGCCCGGTGGCCGTCCTGGTGGTCCCCACCAACGAAGAGATGGAGATCGCCCACGCCACTCAGGCTCTTGTCGAGGCGTAA
- the pta gene encoding phosphate acetyltransferase produces MSKSLYIAATEARSGKSAIVLGVMHLLRANLQNVAVFRPVINDPLDGRRDHDIDLLLRHFKLDQPYERTYGYTLSEARRLINSGNKALLLENTLNKFKELEKEYDFVLCEGTDYIGGSATLEFEINAAIVSNLGCPVLLVVNGLDRSDDELCSSAQRTVEIFEERGLEVLGLIVNRARPDFSPETLKDLKARTRTAHPLLTYAIPDDKRLGNPTIHDVIKWLDAKVLYGHGSLDTPVDSFLTAAMHITHFLEYIEDGALIITPGDRMDIILAAISSRQSASYGNIAGMVLTGGIQPSVAMHRLIEGWTGVPLPILSVTDHTFKATQTLQALHGTIDPEHPTKIASAIGLFEARVDIEELRDRLVTTQSTKITPIMFEYNLIETARARRMRIVLPEGSSERILRAIEILQRRNVADITLLGDPEAVAAQAAALGVQLNGAQVVDPAASPQFEDYARRYFEARKHKGIRMEDARDRIVDPTYFGTMMVHAGHADGMVSGSVTTTAQTIRPAFEFIKTRPDASIVSSVFLMCMGDRVVCFGDCAVNPKPDARQLAEIALNSAQTARLFGIDPYVAMLSYSTGGSGSGADVDKVVEATAIAKTLAEERGLTLPIEGPLQYDAAVDPEVARTKLPGSEVAGKATVFIFPDLNTGNNTYKAVQRAVPGSVAIGPVLQGLNKPVNDLSRGCRVRDIVNTVAITAIQAQAQRSI; encoded by the coding sequence ATGTCCAAGAGTCTCTACATAGCGGCCACCGAGGCCCGCAGCGGCAAATCCGCCATCGTCCTCGGCGTCATGCACCTGTTGCGCGCCAATCTCCAGAACGTGGCCGTGTTCCGCCCGGTCATCAACGATCCGCTGGACGGCCGCCGCGACCACGACATCGACCTGCTGCTCCGCCACTTCAAGCTCGACCAGCCCTATGAGCGGACCTACGGCTACACCCTGAGCGAGGCGCGCAGGCTGATCAACAGTGGAAACAAGGCCCTGCTCTTGGAGAACACCCTGAACAAATTCAAGGAGCTGGAAAAGGAATACGACTTCGTCCTGTGCGAAGGCACGGACTACATCGGCGGCAGCGCCACCCTGGAATTCGAGATCAACGCGGCCATCGTCTCCAACCTGGGCTGCCCGGTCCTGCTCGTGGTCAACGGCCTGGACCGTTCGGACGACGAACTGTGCAGTTCGGCCCAGCGCACGGTGGAGATATTCGAGGAGCGCGGCCTGGAGGTCCTGGGGCTGATCGTCAACCGCGCCCGGCCGGACTTCTCCCCCGAGACCCTCAAGGACCTGAAGGCCCGGACGCGCACCGCGCACCCCCTGTTGACCTATGCCATCCCGGACGACAAGCGGTTGGGCAACCCGACCATCCACGACGTCATCAAGTGGCTGGACGCCAAGGTCCTCTACGGGCACGGCAGCCTGGACACCCCGGTGGACAGCTTCCTGACCGCGGCCATGCACATCACCCATTTCCTGGAATACATCGAGGACGGCGCCCTGATCATCACCCCGGGCGACCGCATGGACATCATCCTGGCGGCCATTTCCTCGCGCCAGTCCGCCTCCTACGGGAACATCGCGGGCATGGTCCTGACCGGCGGCATCCAGCCGTCCGTGGCCATGCACCGACTCATCGAAGGCTGGACCGGCGTGCCCCTGCCCATACTGAGCGTGACGGACCACACCTTCAAGGCCACCCAGACCCTCCAGGCCCTGCACGGGACCATTGACCCCGAGCACCCGACCAAGATCGCTTCGGCCATAGGCCTGTTCGAGGCCCGGGTGGACATCGAGGAACTGCGCGACCGGCTGGTGACCACCCAGTCCACCAAGATCACGCCGATCATGTTCGAGTACAACCTTATCGAGACGGCCCGGGCCCGGCGCATGCGCATTGTCCTGCCCGAGGGGTCGAGCGAACGCATCCTCCGGGCCATCGAGATATTGCAACGGCGCAACGTGGCGGACATCACCCTGCTCGGCGACCCGGAGGCCGTCGCGGCCCAGGCCGCCGCCCTCGGCGTGCAGCTCAACGGCGCGCAGGTGGTGGACCCGGCGGCGTCCCCGCAGTTCGAGGACTACGCCCGGCGCTACTTCGAGGCCCGCAAGCACAAGGGCATCCGCATGGAGGATGCCCGCGACCGCATCGTGGACCCCACGTATTTCGGGACCATGATGGTCCACGCCGGACACGCCGACGGCATGGTCTCCGGCTCCGTGACCACCACGGCCCAGACCATCCGGCCCGCCTTCGAATTCATCAAGACCCGGCCGGACGCCTCCATCGTCTCGTCCGTGTTCCTCATGTGCATGGGCGACCGCGTAGTCTGTTTCGGCGATTGCGCGGTCAACCCGAAGCCCGACGCCCGGCAACTGGCCGAAATTGCCCTGAACTCGGCCCAGACCGCCCGGCTCTTCGGCATCGACCCGTATGTGGCCATGCTCTCCTATTCCACGGGCGGATCCGGCTCAGGCGCGGACGTGGACAAGGTCGTGGAGGCCACGGCCATCGCCAAGACCCTGGCCGAGGAGCGCGGCCTGACCCTGCCCATCGAAGGGCCGTTGCAGTACGACGCGGCTGTGGATCCCGAAGTGGCCCGAACCAAACTGCCCGGCTCCGAAGTGGCGGGCAAGGCCACGGTCTTCATCTTCCCGGATCTGAACACCGGCAACAACACCTACAAGGCGGTGCAACGGGCCGTGCCCGGCTCCGTGGCCATCGGCCCGGTCCTCCAGGGACTGAACAAGCCGGTCAACGACCTGTCGCGCGGCTGCCGCGTGCGCGACATCGTCAACACCGTGGCCATCACCGCCATCCAGGCCCAGGCTCAAAGGAGCATCTAG
- a CDS encoding RnfABCDGE type electron transport complex subunit D: protein MKPLNPFALTVSVPPHRHCGTTVRDRMLTILVAMLPAAVMAAITFGMPAVRVMALSMAAAVLAEMACDYFMDRETDVADFHAFTVGLSFAFLLPASAPWWLVVFGSATAIVLGKMIFGPLGGSPFCAPLIGWAVCRISWPAFMDIDASMLGMDLTYPLAQLKNFGLDAVQITDTRQLFLGKQLGGLGAVQIAGVLLGGLLLVMRKHISSIIPVGVIGGVALTAFLFHWLDPSIYASPMFHLLTGSTLFGAFFLATDGPSSPNRQIPMLLFGLLTGALIVIIRTWGVYPDGVPFAILLANLFTPVLERIRPKPFGRR from the coding sequence GTGAAGCCCCTCAATCCCTTTGCCCTGACCGTCTCGGTCCCGCCCCATCGCCATTGCGGCACCACCGTGCGGGACCGGATGCTGACCATCCTGGTGGCCATGCTGCCCGCCGCCGTCATGGCGGCCATAACCTTCGGCATGCCCGCCGTGCGGGTCATGGCCCTGTCCATGGCCGCCGCCGTGCTGGCCGAAATGGCCTGCGATTATTTCATGGACCGGGAGACCGACGTCGCCGACTTCCACGCCTTTACCGTGGGGCTGTCCTTCGCCTTCCTGCTCCCCGCCTCAGCCCCCTGGTGGCTGGTGGTCTTCGGCAGCGCGACCGCCATCGTCCTCGGCAAGATGATTTTCGGCCCCCTGGGCGGCAGCCCGTTCTGCGCCCCGCTCATCGGCTGGGCCGTGTGCCGCATCTCCTGGCCCGCCTTCATGGACATCGACGCCTCCATGCTCGGCATGGACCTGACCTATCCCCTGGCCCAGCTCAAAAACTTCGGCCTGGACGCGGTCCAGATCACCGACACCCGCCAACTCTTCCTGGGCAAGCAACTCGGCGGACTGGGCGCGGTCCAGATCGCGGGCGTGCTCCTGGGCGGCCTGCTCCTGGTCATGCGCAAGCACATCTCGTCCATCATCCCGGTGGGAGTCATCGGCGGAGTCGCCCTGACCGCCTTCCTGTTCCACTGGCTGGACCCGTCCATCTACGCCTCCCCGATGTTCCACCTGCTGACCGGGTCCACCCTGTTCGGCGCTTTCTTCCTGGCCACGGACGGACCGTCCTCGCCCAACCGGCAAATTCCCATGCTCCTCTTCGGACTGCTGACCGGAGCGCTCATCGTCATCATCCGGACCTGGGGCGTCTACCCGGACGGCGTACCCTTCGCCATCCTGCTGGCCAACCTGTTCACCCCGGTCCTGGAACGCATCCGGCCCAAGCCGTTCGGAAGGAGATAG
- the rnfG gene encoding RnfABCDGE type electron transport complex subunit G, which yields MKEMMKMMIVLSFICGIAGITLAALKQVTAPIIEEQVLTYVQAPAIESVLTGYDNNPIKDRRKFDVDGRTVMVFPALNSGKLVGLAFETSGKGYGGDIGVMVGFDMQGAALTGIGITTLKETPGVGARVAEHGYTTQFRGHSLDKVDLKKNGGDIEAVAGATISSTGTVTAVRDAIAIFNALKGKLAGGWS from the coding sequence ATGAAGGAAATGATGAAAATGATGATCGTCCTGTCGTTCATCTGCGGCATAGCGGGCATCACCCTGGCCGCCCTCAAGCAGGTCACGGCCCCGATCATCGAGGAGCAGGTCCTGACCTACGTCCAGGCCCCGGCCATCGAATCCGTCCTGACCGGCTACGACAACAACCCGATCAAGGACCGCCGGAAATTCGATGTGGACGGCCGGACCGTGATGGTGTTCCCGGCCCTGAACTCCGGCAAGCTCGTGGGCCTGGCCTTTGAGACCTCGGGCAAGGGATACGGCGGCGACATCGGCGTCATGGTCGGCTTTGACATGCAGGGCGCGGCTCTGACCGGCATCGGCATCACCACCCTCAAGGAGACCCCGGGTGTGGGCGCGCGCGTGGCCGAGCACGGCTACACCACCCAATTCCGGGGCCATTCACTGGACAAGGTGGATCTCAAGAAAAACGGCGGCGACATCGAGGCCGTGGCCGGGGCGACCATCTCGTCCACCGGCACCGTGACCGCCGTGCGCGATGCCATCGCCATATTCAACGCCCTGAAAGGCAAACTCGCCGGCGGCTGGTCCTGA
- a CDS encoding electron transport complex subunit E — protein MNSRLWKEFSKGLWTDLPPFKLVLGLCPTLAVTNTANNGLGMGVAVVFVLTLSNLMVSLLRKIIPAKVRIACFIVVAASLVVAVELLMQAFAYPLYQQLGIFVPLIVVNCIILGRAEAFASKNPPLLSMADGLGMGVGFTMSLTFLGALRELLGTGMIFGVNVAWDGFQPIGIMVQAPGAFVSLGILLCIMTFVENVRRKRRGLAAVQGPTHDCGACGGCGHKNC, from the coding sequence ATGAATAGCAGATTATGGAAGGAATTCTCCAAGGGGCTGTGGACGGACCTGCCGCCGTTCAAGCTGGTCCTCGGGCTGTGCCCCACCCTGGCCGTGACCAACACGGCCAACAACGGGCTGGGCATGGGCGTGGCTGTGGTCTTCGTCCTGACCCTGTCCAACCTGATGGTCTCCCTGCTCAGGAAGATCATCCCGGCCAAGGTGCGCATCGCCTGCTTCATCGTGGTCGCCGCCTCGCTGGTGGTGGCCGTCGAGTTGCTCATGCAGGCCTTCGCCTATCCGCTCTACCAACAGCTCGGCATTTTCGTGCCGCTGATCGTGGTCAACTGCATCATCCTGGGCCGGGCCGAGGCCTTCGCGTCCAAGAACCCGCCGCTGCTATCCATGGCCGACGGGCTCGGCATGGGGGTGGGCTTCACCATGTCCCTGACCTTCCTGGGCGCCCTGCGCGAATTGCTCGGCACGGGCATGATTTTCGGGGTCAACGTGGCCTGGGACGGATTCCAGCCCATCGGCATCATGGTCCAGGCCCCGGGCGCGTTCGTCTCGCTCGGCATCCTGCTGTGTATCATGACCTTCGTGGAAAACGTCCGGCGCAAGCGCCGGGGACTGGCGGCCGTCCAGGGCCCCACCCACGACTGCGGCGCCTGCGGCGGCTGCGGGCACAAGAACTGCTAA
- a CDS encoding cytochrome c3 family protein, whose translation MRSKSKLFPVLAATIVLLAVAIVGYVRSGQTQPMPMRILFENNGGKVIFSHLVHHRDYQIECSRCHHDRSQPIVTPEDGALACGSCHPNDFDQNFVDNHMDSFPNESYCVRCHHIEYDKIRFDHDAHKDYASDCYDCHHGKEIEPEPQKCTNCHTEKSTDKLLSIREAGHESCGQCHEDMFDKGLSSCKSCHIQKDMTDYKGDFSACNQCHESETRELVLPRMNAFHDQCMSCHEEMGAGPYGPDNCNQCHISR comes from the coding sequence ATGCGTTCAAAATCGAAATTATTTCCGGTCCTGGCGGCGACCATCGTACTCCTGGCGGTGGCCATCGTCGGCTATGTCCGGTCCGGCCAGACGCAGCCGATGCCCATGCGCATCCTGTTCGAGAACAACGGGGGCAAGGTCATCTTTTCCCACCTGGTCCACCACCGGGACTACCAGATCGAATGCTCCCGCTGTCATCATGACAGGTCCCAGCCCATCGTCACCCCGGAAGACGGGGCCCTGGCCTGCGGCTCCTGCCATCCCAACGACTTCGATCAAAATTTCGTGGACAACCACATGGATTCCTTCCCCAACGAATCCTACTGCGTACGCTGCCATCACATAGAGTACGACAAGATCCGCTTCGACCACGATGCGCACAAGGACTACGCCTCGGACTGTTACGACTGCCACCACGGCAAGGAGATCGAACCCGAGCCCCAGAAGTGCACCAACTGCCACACGGAAAAGAGCACGGACAAACTCCTGTCCATACGCGAGGCCGGGCATGAGAGTTGCGGCCAGTGTCATGAGGACATGTTCGACAAAGGATTATCCAGTTGCAAATCCTGCCACATTCAGAAGGACATGACCGACTACAAGGGCGACTTTTCGGCCTGTAACCAATGCCACGAGTCCGAGACCCGGGAACTGGTCCTGCCCCGTATGAACGCTTTCCACGACCAGTGCATGTCCTGCCATGAGGAAATGGGCGCGGGCCCCTACGGCCCGGACAACTGCAACCAATGCCACATCAGCAGGTAA
- a CDS encoding 4Fe-4S dicluster domain-containing protein, with amino-acid sequence MTMQETSPAPAEVTLDRHCPLVSCGQEVVRGERIATASRPGAGDIHAPFPGKVLHVDPYRIRIARQEGKTVAPAVLDGLSGPELLTRLRELGADIPACAQVDTLIINGVDEEPGLRSRRTLLAEQLDTLCAGAEALVRGFVPVDAVLAVAGGVRESLPDMTVKVVSDQYPQGLDPLVAKTVTGIEAPDHTLVVGLETVFHAGLVMKTGLPVMQTMVTVDNTARLIDLGVPVGEILTTDGGTIRDGDRIVLGGVLRGRAAASPTQGVDRATTCVSLVRNPAPVAMDAPCVGCGECVRRCPARLDPAMITSYAEFGQYAKAEAEAVDACFECGLCGYFCIARRPMLQYIRLAKSELAKAKAQSGEETQP; translated from the coding sequence ATGACTATGCAAGAGACATCCCCAGCCCCGGCGGAAGTGACCCTGGACCGCCACTGTCCGCTGGTTTCCTGCGGGCAGGAGGTCGTGCGCGGCGAACGCATCGCCACGGCGTCCCGGCCCGGCGCGGGCGACATCCACGCCCCGTTTCCCGGCAAGGTCCTGCATGTGGACCCATACCGTATCCGCATCGCCCGCCAGGAGGGCAAGACCGTGGCCCCGGCGGTTCTGGACGGTCTGAGCGGCCCGGAACTCCTGACCCGGCTGCGTGAGCTGGGGGCCGACATTCCGGCCTGCGCCCAGGTGGACACCCTTATCATCAACGGCGTGGACGAGGAACCCGGCCTGCGCTCCCGGCGCACCCTCCTGGCCGAACAGCTCGACACCCTGTGCGCCGGGGCCGAGGCCCTGGTCCGGGGCTTCGTGCCCGTGGACGCGGTCCTGGCCGTGGCCGGCGGCGTTCGGGAGAGCCTGCCGGACATGACCGTCAAGGTCGTCTCGGACCAGTATCCCCAGGGCCTCGACCCGCTGGTGGCCAAGACGGTGACCGGCATCGAGGCGCCGGACCACACCCTGGTGGTCGGTCTGGAGACCGTCTTCCATGCCGGGCTGGTCATGAAGACCGGCCTGCCGGTCATGCAAACCATGGTCACCGTGGACAACACGGCCCGGCTCATAGACCTGGGCGTCCCGGTGGGCGAGATCCTGACCACCGACGGCGGAACCATCCGCGACGGCGACCGCATCGTCCTGGGCGGCGTGCTTCGCGGCAGGGCCGCCGCTTCGCCCACCCAAGGCGTGGATCGCGCCACCACCTGCGTCAGCCTGGTGCGCAACCCGGCCCCGGTGGCCATGGACGCCCCCTGTGTGGGCTGCGGCGAGTGTGTGCGCCGCTGTCCGGCCCGCCTCGACCCGGCCATGATCACCAGCTACGCCGAGTTCGGACAATACGCCAAGGCCGAGGCCGAGGCCGTGGATGCCTGCTTCGAATGCGGCCTGTGCGGCTACTTCTGCATTGCCCGCCGCCCCATGCTCCAATACATCCGGCTCGCCAAAAGCGAATTGGCGAAGGCCAAAGCCCAGTCCGGGGAGGAAACCCAGCCGTGA
- a CDS encoding RnfABCDGE type electron transport complex subunit A produces MQEYFLLFIGAMFVNNIVLAQYLGNCPFIGTSKDTGVALGMGGAVVFVAVMAAAITWLVQEYVLAPFGLDFLQTLAFILVIAALVQFVEMFLKKMVPPLYKSLGIFLPLITTNCAVMGIALICQREEFGFLKTVMFSFASGLGFMIALVLLAGIREKLAVRRLPVAMRGTPIGLVMAGLMSLAFFAFKGMI; encoded by the coding sequence ATGCAGGAATACTTCCTTCTCTTCATCGGGGCGATGTTCGTCAACAACATCGTCCTGGCCCAGTACCTGGGCAACTGCCCGTTCATCGGCACCTCCAAGGACACGGGCGTGGCGCTGGGCATGGGCGGAGCCGTGGTCTTCGTGGCCGTCATGGCCGCGGCCATCACCTGGCTGGTCCAGGAATACGTCCTGGCCCCCTTCGGCCTGGACTTCCTCCAGACGCTGGCCTTCATCCTGGTCATCGCCGCCCTGGTCCAGTTCGTGGAGATGTTCCTCAAGAAGATGGTCCCGCCGCTGTACAAGTCGCTGGGCATCTTCCTGCCGCTCATCACCACCAACTGCGCGGTCATGGGCATCGCGCTCATCTGCCAGCGCGAGGAGTTCGGCTTCCTCAAAACGGTCATGTTCTCCTTCGCCTCGGGCCTGGGCTTCATGATCGCACTGGTCCTGCTGGCGGGTATCCGCGAAAAACTGGCCGTACGGCGGCTGCCCGTGGCCATGCGGGGCACGCCCATCGGTCTGGTCATGGCCGGACTCATGTCGCTGGCCTTCTTCGCCTTCAAGGGCATGATTTAA
- a CDS encoding FAD-dependent oxidoreductase: MILTSGLTLFGIGLLAAAILGLASKLLFVKEDPRIALIEDNLPGANCGGCGFPGCSGAAAAIVAGKAPASVCIVADAEAIAIVAAIMGQEVIEREPELAVRDCTGGLRAEDAFHYEGALDCRAAHLLYGGSKSCPEGCLGLGTCVRACPFDAIHMGPEGLPVIDPNQCKACGNCVDACPRGVIGISGMTTRLLHLNQTTDCLAPCRQKCPAQINIPRYIEQIKAGDFDGAVMTIKERNPLLVTCGRVCPRPCETVCRRQYVDTSVGINMLKRFVADRELHSGARLPVPCAKDTGKRVAVIGGGPAGLSCAYFLRRLGHHPTIFDAMPELGGQTRYGIPEYRLPKADLDWEIQGILDLGIDTRMNTKFGRDFTLESLKADGFDAVFIGIGAWKASGMYAEGEDLDGVMGGIEFLTAHALGQKPETGDKVIVVGGGNTAIDAARTCVRLGADVTLMYRRTRNEMPADVEEIDGAEDEGVKFKFLAAPAKVIGDENGRATHLEYYEMELGEPDESGRRRPVKKEGSEQRMEASLIIPAIGQKPDLTCLYEDNPEGTCPLETTKWQTIVADPDTFETAIPGVFTAGDVYTGPDLVISAIGDGRKAARSIHYYMTQTAIPVPETTQKGMIPYTLFKEIDHVERKQRAVLPLLCHDDERTCSFSEVEGPLNQEQALAEADRCLRCGLVCYDRDEPFLAKETPAEN; the protein is encoded by the coding sequence ATGATACTGACATCGGGACTGACTCTATTCGGCATCGGCCTGCTGGCCGCGGCCATCCTGGGCCTCGCCTCGAAGCTCCTCTTCGTCAAGGAGGACCCGCGCATCGCGCTCATCGAGGACAACCTGCCCGGCGCGAACTGCGGAGGCTGCGGCTTCCCCGGCTGTTCGGGCGCAGCGGCGGCCATCGTGGCGGGCAAGGCGCCCGCCTCGGTCTGCATCGTGGCCGACGCCGAGGCCATCGCGATCGTCGCGGCCATCATGGGCCAGGAGGTCATTGAGCGCGAGCCCGAGCTGGCCGTGCGCGACTGCACCGGCGGGCTGCGGGCCGAGGACGCCTTCCACTACGAGGGCGCGCTCGACTGCCGGGCCGCCCACCTGCTCTACGGCGGGTCCAAATCCTGCCCCGAGGGGTGCCTGGGGCTCGGCACCTGTGTGCGCGCCTGCCCGTTCGACGCCATCCACATGGGACCCGAGGGGCTGCCGGTCATCGACCCGAACCAGTGCAAGGCGTGCGGCAACTGCGTGGACGCCTGCCCGCGCGGGGTCATCGGCATCTCCGGCATGACCACCCGGCTGCTGCACCTCAACCAGACCACCGACTGTCTGGCTCCGTGCCGCCAGAAGTGCCCGGCCCAGATCAACATCCCCCGGTACATCGAACAGATCAAGGCGGGCGACTTCGATGGCGCTGTCATGACCATCAAGGAACGCAATCCGCTGCTGGTCACCTGCGGCCGGGTCTGCCCCCGCCCGTGCGAAACGGTCTGCCGCCGCCAGTACGTGGACACCTCGGTGGGCATCAACATGCTGAAGAGGTTCGTGGCCGACCGCGAGCTGCATTCGGGCGCACGGCTGCCCGTGCCTTGCGCCAAGGATACCGGCAAACGCGTGGCCGTCATCGGCGGCGGCCCGGCGGGCCTGTCCTGCGCCTATTTCCTGCGCCGCCTGGGCCACCATCCGACCATCTTCGACGCCATGCCCGAACTCGGCGGCCAGACCCGCTACGGCATCCCCGAATACAGGCTGCCCAAGGCGGACCTCGACTGGGAGATCCAGGGCATCCTGGACCTGGGCATCGACACGCGAATGAACACCAAGTTCGGCCGCGACTTCACCCTGGAATCCCTCAAGGCCGACGGCTTCGACGCGGTCTTCATCGGCATCGGCGCATGGAAGGCGTCGGGCATGTACGCCGAGGGCGAGGACCTGGACGGCGTCATGGGCGGCATCGAATTCCTGACCGCCCACGCCCTGGGCCAGAAGCCCGAGACCGGGGACAAGGTCATCGTGGTCGGCGGCGGCAACACCGCCATCGACGCGGCCCGCACCTGCGTCCGCCTCGGGGCCGACGTGACGCTCATGTACCGGCGCACGCGCAACGAAATGCCCGCCGATGTGGAAGAGATCGACGGGGCCGAGGACGAGGGCGTGAAGTTCAAATTCCTGGCTGCCCCGGCGAAGGTCATCGGCGACGAGAACGGCCGGGCCACTCACCTGGAGTACTACGAGATGGAGCTCGGCGAGCCGGACGAATCCGGACGCCGCCGCCCGGTCAAGAAGGAGGGGTCCGAACAGCGCATGGAGGCCTCCCTGATTATTCCGGCCATCGGGCAGAAGCCGGATCTCACCTGCCTGTACGAGGACAATCCCGAGGGAACCTGTCCCCTGGAGACCACCAAGTGGCAGACCATTGTGGCCGACCCCGATACCTTCGAGACGGCCATCCCCGGCGTATTCACCGCGGGCGACGTCTACACCGGCCCGGACCTGGTCATCTCGGCCATCGGCGACGGGCGCAAGGCGGCCCGTTCCATCCACTATTACATGACGCAAACAGCCATTCCGGTCCCGGAGACCACTCAGAAGGGCATGATTCCCTACACGTTGTTCAAGGAAATAGACCACGTGGAGCGCAAGCAGCGGGCGGTGCTGCCCCTGCTGTGCCACGACGACGAGCGCACCTGCTCCTTCAGCGAGGTGGAGGGGCCGCTCAACCAGGAGCAGGCCCTGGCCGAAGCCGACCGCTGTCTGCGCTGCGGCCTGGTCTGCTACGACCGGGACGAACCGTTCCTGGCCAAGGAGACCCCGGCCGAGAACTGA